The stretch of DNA GCTACCGGTGAGATAGAAAATCCAATGCGTATCCGTACAGTCAGAAAGGATATTGCCAGGGTACTGACAATAAAGAGTGAAAAGTTAAGAGCGAAAAGTTAAGAATGGACACATCAGAACCCATTATTCTTGACTTCTCGCTCACAACGTTTCTCTTGAAGAGAGGG from Nitrospirota bacterium encodes:
- the rpmC gene encoding 50S ribosomal protein L29; this translates as MKTSEFRAMTVNELNQKEQDLRKELFNLRFQQATGEIENPMRIRTVRKDIARVLTIKSEKLRAKS